One part of the Pseudomonas sp. MYb118 genome encodes these proteins:
- a CDS encoding ABC transporter substrate-binding protein yields MSQTFYKKGFLALAVATALGVSAFAQADIKIGVAGPMTGANAAFGEQYMKGAQAAADAVNAAGGVNGEKIVLVKGDDACEPKQAVTVAKDLTNQKVAGVVGHFCSSSTIPASEIYDEAGIIAITPGSTNPQVTERGLSAMFRMCGRDDQQGIVAGDYIVDVLKGKKVVVLHDKDTYGQGLADATKAQLEKRGVKPVLYEGLTRGEKDFSTIVTKIRGAGADVVYFGGLHPEAGPLVRQLREQGLKDVKFMSDDGIVTDELVTTAGGPQFVDGVLMTFGADPRLLPDSKAVVDAFRKAGTEPEGYTLYAYASVQTLAAAFNGAKSNKGEEAAAWLKKNPVKTVMGEKAWDSKGDLKVSDYVVYQWDKDGKYHQLEKQK; encoded by the coding sequence ATGTCCCAGACGTTTTACAAGAAAGGCTTTCTGGCCCTCGCAGTGGCTACTGCGTTGGGCGTTTCTGCGTTTGCTCAGGCCGACATCAAGATCGGCGTAGCGGGTCCAATGACGGGCGCCAACGCGGCATTTGGCGAACAGTACATGAAGGGTGCACAAGCGGCGGCCGATGCGGTCAACGCTGCAGGCGGCGTGAACGGGGAAAAAATCGTACTGGTCAAGGGCGATGACGCCTGCGAACCGAAACAGGCTGTGACGGTCGCCAAGGACCTGACCAACCAGAAAGTGGCGGGCGTGGTGGGCCACTTCTGCTCCTCGTCGACCATCCCGGCCTCCGAGATCTACGACGAAGCGGGCATCATCGCTATCACCCCGGGTTCCACCAACCCACAGGTGACCGAGCGCGGCCTGAGCGCCATGTTCCGTATGTGCGGGCGTGACGACCAGCAAGGCATCGTCGCCGGCGACTACATCGTCGACGTGCTCAAGGGCAAGAAAGTCGTCGTGCTGCACGACAAGGACACCTACGGCCAGGGCCTGGCGGATGCCACCAAGGCACAGCTGGAAAAACGCGGCGTCAAGCCCGTGCTGTACGAAGGCCTGACCCGCGGCGAGAAAGACTTCAGCACCATCGTGACCAAAATCCGTGGCGCCGGCGCAGACGTCGTCTACTTCGGTGGCCTGCACCCGGAAGCCGGTCCACTGGTGCGTCAATTGCGTGAACAGGGCCTCAAGGACGTCAAGTTCATGTCCGATGACGGCATCGTGACCGACGAACTGGTCACCACTGCCGGCGGTCCGCAATTCGTCGACGGCGTACTGATGACCTTCGGTGCCGACCCACGTCTGCTGCCAGACAGCAAGGCCGTGGTAGACGCCTTCCGCAAGGCCGGTACCGAGCCTGAAGGCTACACCCTGTACGCCTACGCCTCGGTACAGACCCTGGCTGCAGCCTTCAACGGCGCCAAGTCCAACAAGGGCGAGGAAGCCGCTGCCTGGCTGAAGAAAAACCCGGTCAAGACCGTCATGGGCGAAAAGGCCTGGGACAGCAAGGGCGACCTGAAAGTCTCCGACTACGTGGTTTACCAGTGGGACAAGGACGGCAAATACCACCAACTGGAAAAACAGAAGTGA
- a CDS encoding aldehyde dehydrogenase family protein: MVAALLDRLGVNPALYQNGKVPVHSPIDGSRIGAVNWEGAAEVEQHISRADHAFELWRKVPAPRRGELVRQFGEVLREYKADLGELVSWEAGKITQEGLGEVQEMIDICDFAVGLSRQLYGLTIASERPGHHMRETWHPLGVVGVISAFNFPVAVWAWNTTLALVCGNPVIWKPSEKTPLTALACQALFERVLKNFSDAPAHLSQVVIGGRDAGEALVDDPRVALVSATGSTRMGREVAPKIAARFARSILELGGNNAMILGPSADLDMAVRAILFSAVGTAGQRCTTLRRLIAHESVKEEIVSRLKAAYAKVRIGHPLEGNLIGPLIDKQSFDNMQDALEQALSEGGRVFGGKRQLQEQFPNAYYVEPAIVEMPEQSDVVRHETFAPILYVIGYSDFDEALRLNNAVPQGLSSCVFTTDVREAEKFMSAVGSDCGIANVNIGPSGAEIGGAFGGEKETGGGRESGSDAWRAYMRRQTNTVNYSLELPLAQGITFD; the protein is encoded by the coding sequence ATGGTTGCCGCATTGCTTGATCGTCTTGGTGTGAACCCGGCCCTGTACCAGAACGGCAAAGTGCCGGTGCATTCGCCGATTGATGGCAGCCGCATCGGCGCCGTGAACTGGGAAGGTGCCGCTGAAGTCGAGCAGCACATCAGTCGCGCAGATCATGCGTTCGAACTGTGGCGCAAGGTTCCGGCCCCGCGCCGTGGCGAGCTGGTGCGTCAATTTGGCGAAGTGCTGCGTGAATACAAGGCCGACCTCGGCGAGCTGGTGTCCTGGGAAGCCGGCAAGATCACCCAGGAAGGCCTGGGTGAAGTCCAGGAAATGATCGACATCTGCGACTTCGCCGTCGGCCTGTCCCGCCAGTTGTACGGTCTGACCATCGCTTCCGAGCGTCCTGGCCACCACATGCGCGAAACCTGGCACCCGCTGGGCGTCGTCGGCGTGATCAGCGCATTCAACTTCCCGGTCGCGGTCTGGGCCTGGAACACCACGCTGGCGCTGGTCTGCGGCAACCCGGTGATCTGGAAACCGTCGGAGAAAACCCCGCTGACCGCCCTGGCCTGCCAGGCGCTGTTCGAACGCGTGCTGAAGAACTTCAGCGACGCGCCTGCACACCTGAGCCAGGTTGTCATCGGCGGCCGCGATGCCGGCGAGGCACTGGTCGACGATCCGCGCGTGGCCCTGGTCAGCGCCACCGGCAGCACCCGTATGGGCCGTGAAGTGGCGCCGAAGATCGCTGCACGTTTTGCCCGCAGCATCCTCGAACTGGGCGGTAACAACGCCATGATCCTCGGCCCGAGCGCCGACCTCGACATGGCCGTACGCGCGATCCTGTTCAGCGCGGTAGGCACCGCCGGCCAGCGTTGCACCACCCTGCGTCGCCTGATCGCCCATGAATCGGTCAAGGAAGAAATCGTCAGCCGCCTCAAGGCTGCCTACGCCAAGGTGCGCATCGGTCACCCGCTGGAAGGCAACCTGATCGGCCCGCTGATCGACAAGCAGAGCTTCGACAACATGCAGGATGCGCTGGAGCAGGCCCTGAGCGAAGGCGGCCGGGTGTTCGGTGGCAAGCGCCAGTTGCAGGAACAGTTCCCGAACGCCTACTACGTGGAACCGGCCATCGTCGAAATGCCGGAGCAGAGCGACGTGGTCCGCCACGAAACCTTCGCCCCGATCCTCTACGTGATCGGCTACAGCGATTTCGACGAGGCCCTGCGCCTGAACAACGCCGTGCCACAAGGCCTGTCCTCGTGCGTGTTCACCACCGACGTGCGTGAAGCGGAGAAATTCATGTCGGCGGTCGGCAGCGACTGCGGCATCGCCAACGTCAACATCGGCCCGAGCGGCGCGGAAATCGGCGGTGCCTTCGGTGGCGAAAAAGAAACCGGCGGCGGCCGCGAATCCGGCTCCGACGCCTGGCGCGCCTACATGCGCCGCCAGACCAACACCGTGAACTACTCGCTGGAACTGCCGTTGGCGCAGGGCATCACGTTCGACTAA
- a CDS encoding NAD(P)/FAD-dependent oxidoreductase: protein MPLREECLWEKLTPQRPDHAALKGEVTVDVCVIGAGFTGLSAAVHLLEQGKTVCVLEAHRTGHGGSGRNVGLVNAGMWIPPDDIEAGFGEAVGSQLNRMLGAAPALVFSLVDKYNIDCQLRREGTLHMAHNARGEADLRSREQQWKRRGAPIELLTGSACEHATGTKKIAAALLDRRAGTINPMAYATGLAGAAVKLGGQLFDHSPVTRLERQGQRWSVQTEQGSVLAEQVVIASNAYTEGDWTELRRNFFPGYYYQVASVPLTGEAAQRILPGGQGSWDTRQVLSSVRRDKDGRLLLGSLGNGNQKPTWFLKAWADRVQQHYFPYLKSVEWECTWTGRIAFTPDHLMRLFEPAPGLVAVTGYNGRGVTTGTVVGKAFADYLCNGNPQALPIPFAPMQPVAGVGLRSCLYEAGFSLYHAGQCLRIVI from the coding sequence ATGCCGTTACGCGAAGAATGTCTGTGGGAAAAACTGACGCCGCAAAGGCCCGACCATGCGGCGCTCAAGGGCGAAGTAACGGTTGATGTGTGTGTCATCGGCGCCGGGTTTACCGGTTTGTCGGCGGCGGTGCATCTGCTGGAGCAGGGCAAGACGGTCTGTGTGCTCGAAGCCCATCGCACCGGGCACGGTGGTTCGGGGCGTAACGTCGGGCTGGTGAATGCCGGCATGTGGATCCCCCCGGACGACATCGAGGCCGGGTTCGGCGAAGCGGTGGGCAGCCAGCTCAATCGCATGCTGGGTGCGGCGCCGGCGCTGGTGTTCAGCCTGGTGGACAAGTACAACATCGACTGCCAGTTGCGCCGCGAAGGCACGCTGCACATGGCGCACAATGCCCGTGGCGAAGCCGACCTGCGCAGCCGGGAACAACAATGGAAGCGCCGTGGCGCGCCGATCGAACTGTTGACCGGTTCGGCCTGCGAACACGCCACGGGCACCAAAAAGATCGCCGCCGCGCTGCTCGACCGGCGTGCCGGCACCATCAACCCGATGGCCTACGCCACCGGGCTGGCGGGTGCCGCGGTGAAACTGGGTGGTCAGCTGTTCGATCACTCGCCGGTCACGCGCCTGGAGCGCCAGGGCCAGCGCTGGTCGGTGCAGACCGAGCAGGGTTCGGTGCTGGCCGAGCAGGTGGTGATTGCCTCCAACGCCTACACCGAAGGCGACTGGACCGAACTGCGCCGCAACTTCTTCCCCGGCTATTACTACCAGGTTGCGTCCGTGCCGCTCACCGGCGAAGCCGCGCAGCGCATCTTGCCGGGTGGCCAGGGTTCGTGGGATACCCGCCAGGTACTCAGCAGCGTTCGTCGCGACAAGGATGGCCGGCTGTTGCTCGGCAGCCTGGGCAACGGCAACCAGAAACCGACCTGGTTCCTCAAGGCCTGGGCCGATCGGGTCCAGCAGCATTACTTCCCTTATCTCAAGTCGGTGGAGTGGGAATGCACCTGGACCGGGCGCATTGCCTTCACGCCCGATCACCTGATGCGCCTGTTCGAACCCGCGCCGGGCCTCGTCGCCGTCACCGGTTACAACGGACGCGGCGTGACCACGGGCACGGTGGTCGGCAAGGCCTTTGCCGATTATCTGTGTAACGGAAATCCTCAGGCGTTGCCGATCCCCTTCGCGCCCATGCAGCCCGTGGCCGGGGTGGGCCTGCGCAGTTGCCTGTACGAGGCCGGCTTTTCGCTGTATCACGCGGGCCAGTGCCTGCGCATCGTGATCTGA